One window of the Bradyrhizobium sp. NP1 genome contains the following:
- a CDS encoding peptidoglycan DD-metalloendopeptidase family protein, which yields MAALVVLAAAKGAVAADAFRTPAIAAARVEWRAAVDQLRSEISTQPAVVADFAFSGRRRLPASDPRATPALVQLNGVTGTIFTGIGRSAVPVLLPFDTAAYLQARQNGAAAGMPLSRFQADFRTADMFDAGPAGYDAVFSLEPGVGDGLPVRVFARPVEVQITGSLLIYDLADPQGGKGEPVKALAAQYPDIRRFIREGYVRYAFTRFGVPYVVSIQCLDSAPRPRRLACREAYPVAERFLKALRVAGGLPSRARTDVASEIAERPAERSADFTYRPSGDIITGSGYHRQSGRVDFNAYSQLRFPLEKWPAFIHSQSFRRDRSEPAAGYPSGYPWRDNFCESRSFGVGQCPTGFGHQGEDIRRPCPPAGATSEPCDPRRQAVVAVRDGVVIRSLNQQAATLQINTRNEHIRFRYMHMNPSAMDADGLLNGRIVAEGEKIGVVSNYLDHPNGTTRHLHFDVQVFTRDGWLWVNPYVTLIAAYERLIHGRGREIGPEIAGSPTVAHAGPDAAMRSDVQEGREN from the coding sequence TTGGCCGCGCTTGTTGTGCTCGCTGCCGCCAAGGGTGCTGTTGCCGCCGATGCGTTCCGTACTCCCGCGATCGCAGCCGCCCGCGTCGAATGGCGTGCCGCGGTCGATCAGCTGCGGTCCGAGATCAGCACCCAGCCGGCCGTCGTCGCTGATTTCGCCTTTTCGGGCCGGCGGCGGCTGCCCGCCTCCGATCCGCGCGCAACGCCGGCGCTGGTGCAGCTCAACGGCGTGACGGGCACGATCTTCACCGGCATCGGCCGCAGCGCCGTGCCGGTGCTCCTGCCGTTCGACACCGCGGCCTACCTGCAGGCGCGGCAGAACGGGGCAGCGGCTGGCATGCCCCTGTCGCGCTTCCAGGCCGATTTCCGCACTGCCGACATGTTCGACGCGGGCCCGGCCGGCTATGACGCGGTGTTCTCGCTCGAGCCCGGCGTTGGCGACGGCCTGCCGGTGCGGGTCTTTGCGAGGCCGGTCGAGGTGCAGATCACGGGATCGCTTCTCATCTACGACCTCGCCGATCCCCAGGGCGGCAAGGGCGAGCCGGTCAAGGCGCTCGCCGCGCAATATCCCGACATCCGCCGCTTCATCCGCGAGGGCTATGTCCGCTACGCCTTCACCCGCTTCGGCGTCCCCTATGTGGTCTCGATCCAGTGCCTCGACAGCGCGCCGCGGCCGCGGCGGCTGGCCTGTCGCGAAGCCTATCCCGTCGCCGAACGCTTCCTGAAGGCGCTACGCGTGGCGGGCGGCCTGCCGTCCCGCGCGCGCACGGACGTCGCGTCCGAAATCGCCGAGCGGCCGGCCGAGCGCTCGGCCGATTTCACCTACCGGCCGAGCGGCGACATCATCACCGGCAGCGGCTATCACCGGCAGAGCGGCCGGGTCGATTTCAACGCGTATTCGCAACTGCGCTTTCCGCTGGAGAAGTGGCCTGCCTTCATCCACTCGCAATCGTTCCGGCGCGACCGGTCCGAGCCCGCCGCCGGCTACCCGTCCGGTTATCCCTGGCGGGACAATTTCTGCGAGTCGCGCAGCTTCGGCGTCGGGCAATGCCCGACCGGGTTCGGCCACCAGGGCGAGGACATCCGGCGGCCCTGTCCGCCGGCGGGCGCAACCAGCGAGCCCTGCGATCCCAGGCGACAGGCGGTGGTTGCGGTGCGCGACGGCGTCGTGATCCGCTCGCTGAATCAGCAGGCCGCGACGCTGCAGATCAACACCCGCAACGAGCACATCCGCTTCCGCTACATGCACATGAATCCGTCGGCGATGGACGCCGACGGCCTGCTGAACGGGCGCATCGTCGCCGAAGGCGAAAAGATCGGCGTGGTTTCCAACTATCTCGACCACCCCAACGGCACCACGCGCCATCTGCATTTCGACGTCCAGGTGTTCACGCGCGACGGCTGGCTCTGG